The segment TGACGTGGGTGCCGTTCCCGTCGGGGGTGCCCTCGGCCGCATAAGCGGTGTGGGCGTCGCCGAACGAGGTGAAGAGCGGCAGCTGATGCCCCGGGAACCGCTTCTGCCAGCGCTGTTGGTGGGTTCTGCTGTCGAGCGCGGTGACCGTGCCGTCCGACGCGGCCAGCAGGATGCGGTCGCCGACGACCTTGGCCCCGCCCTCGTAGCCGGAGACGTCCTTGGTCCAGCGGGTGGCGCCGTTGCCGCCCGGCGACGGGTCGAGGGCCAGCAGCCGGCTGCCGTCGTGGGAGAAGACGTACAGCAGCCCGCCGGAGAGCACCGGTGCGGTCCGGGAGACGGCCTTCTTCGCGGCCTGCTTGCCGGTGGCGGTGGCGGTGGGGTCCTTGGTCCGCCAGGCCACCCGGCCGGAATCCGGGTCGAGCCGGGCGGCGAGCATGCCGGGCTGGCCGCAGAAGACGGCGCCGGCACCGGTGGTGCAGTGCGGGAGTTCGGCGTCGTGGCCCTTGGGGCGCTCGATGAGGGTGGTCTGCCACGGGCGGAAGTCGGCGCCGTCGTTGCGCGACGGGTGGGTCTGAAGGGCCGGGTCCCGGCCGGGGCCGCCGGACAGCGCCTGGACGCCCGCGTACGTGCCGGCTCCGGTGACGACGAGGGCGACGGCGGCCCAGAGGGGCCAGCGGCGGTTACGGGAGCGGGCGGTCCGGCGAGGCAGGGAGGGACGTACGGAATCGTCAGTGCGTACGGGGGCGCCGGTGCCGTCGGGGAGGGCGGGGCCCGCGGGGAGAGCGGCACCGTCGGGGTCCTCGACGGGGGTGCGGGCGCGCACATGCGTCATCTCGGCGTGCGGCGGGGCGGCCTCGGCGCGTACGGGCTGCGGGCGCTCCGGCTCCGGCCCGTCCTGCTCGGCCATCCGCTGCTCGGCCATCGGCTGCTCGGCCATCCGCTGCTCTGCCTGCCGCTGCTCGGCCATCGGCTGCTCTGCCTGCCGCTGCTCCGGTATCCGTACCTCGGGCACCGCCTCGCCCACGAGGCCGCCGATCGGCACGTCGGCGCGGCGCGGCGCGTCCGTCCGCAGCAGCTGCATCAGCGCGTCCGGAGTGGGCCGGTCCGCCGGGTCCTTCGCCAGGCAGCTCTCGACGAGCGGCACCAACTCCGTGGGCACTCCCGCCAGATCGGCCTCGTCGTGCACCACCTGATACGCGACGAGATACGGGCTCTCCGAGTCGAACGGGCCACGCCCCGTGGCGGCATGCACCAGCACCGACCCCAGCGCGAACACATCCGCCGCCGGACCCACCTCACGCGGCCGCTGGAACTGCTCGGGCGCCATGAACGGCGGCGTGCCGATCAACTTGCCGGTCTCGGTGCGCATTTCACTGTCGGACGGCCGCGAGATACCGAAGTCGATGACCTTCGGGCCGTCTGTGGCCAGCAGCACATTTCCGGGCTTCAGATCGCGGTGCACCACCCCGGCACGATGGATGTCCCGCAGTGCCTCGGCGAGCCCCGACGCCAGCCGCCGCACCTCGTCGACCGCCAGCGGGCCGTTCCGCTTCACATGATCGGAGAGCGTCGGTCCGGGGATGTGGAGGGTCGCCATCCAGGGCCGTCCGGCATCCGGATCGGCGTCCACGACGGGCGCCGTAAAGGCCCCGCTGACCCGCCGCGCGGCCGCCACCTCCTGCCGGAACCGCCCACGGAACTCCGGGTCCTGGGCGAATTCGGCATGGATGACCTTGACCGCGAGCAGCAGCCCGGAGGACGAGCGCGCCAGATGAACCACGCCCATACCGCCGGAGCCGAGCCGCGCCTCCAGGCGGTATTGGCCGGCGTATTCCGGATGCTCCGCTTCCGGCCCGATGCCGGGATCGCGCAGCGATGGCATGGTTCCACCCCCGTGTCATTACCCGTGCCATTCGGTCGCAAGTGCGACGCGCGGAGCCTAGTCGATGACGCGTACGAGATGAACGAGGCTTGCTAGCGTGCGCGTTGCGGAACCGCACCGAGCGGCTTCACGGGGGGCTCTCCACGAGCTGCTCCACGCACGGCCCCTGGGCCGACGTCACCACCATCACCGACAACATCAACGGGGGAACACGAAATGACCACACAGGACCATCAGGGCGCCGCGGAAGCGGCCGACGGCCAGGCCCTCGCCGCCGCGGGCGGTCTCGTCTATCCCGTCGCGCCCGGCTACCGCGTCAAGGTCCGCCAGGGTCCCGGCACCGACACCCCGGTCGTCCGCCTGCTCGCCGACGGCGCCCGGATCAAGATCCGCTGCCAGACGCACGGCGAGAAGGTCAGCGGCCCGTACGGCACCTCGGACATCTGGGACAACATCGCGCCCGGTGAGTACATCTCCGACACGTACGTCCGGACCGGCAGCAGCGGCATGGTCGCGCCGACCTGCGTGAACTGAAGCCCGGCGCCGCGGACCACGGAAGCGGGGCGCCCCGGCGGCACGGCGCTCATAGGTCGCCGGGTGGCCGGGCCCGCCGGGGATAATCGCTGCCATGAGCGATGAGCAGCGGTCCCCGGCGAGCCCGGAGCCCGGCGGCGCCGCGTCCGGCGACGGCGCGTCCGGCGGTCCCGAGCGCCACGGTCCCGAGCCGGAGCCGATCCGGTTCTTCGGCACCACCTGGCTCCACCACGACGGCGGCTACGGCCTGCGCCGGGCCGGCGTCGCGGTGGGCTCGCTCGCGCTCGCCGCGGCCGGTGCGGTCGTCCTGCGCTTCGCCTTCCAGGGACTGGAGATCGCCGACGTCGGCCCGTTCGTCGGCATCCTCGTCGTCGCCGGCTTCGCGATCTGTAGCGCGCTGGCCTTCCGCCGTACCTGGGACGGCTTCGTCCGGCGCCCCGACCCGGCCGCCGAGAGCGCCGCCGACAGGTCCGCACAGAGCCTGATGTTCATCGGTTTCATCGGCTCACTGCTCGCCTACTTCTGCCGCAGCCTCGTCGAGGCACCCGGGGAGAGGCTGCACCGCGCCGAGTTCACCGCGGCCCGCGCCCGCCACGTGCGCCGCCGCGGCGCCCGCACCGGGAATCCGGCCGCGCGCAAGTCCCGCCCGAAGAAGCGCCGTTGAGCCGGGCGGGCGGCCCGCCCGGCCCGTCGGCTCAGCCCGTCCCGTACCTGGCCGCCACCGGCACCGCCCCCGCCGGCGGCTGCCGGGCCATCCCGCCCCGCTCGCCCGCGCCCCGGTAGGCGCAGGTGCCGAACTCGGTCACCGCCACCGGCTTGCCGTGCGCTAGGTGCTCGCGCAACTCGTCCTTGAACGTCGTGGCGTTGTACGCGGCCCGGTACGCGTTTGCCCCCACGACATCGAACGGCCGCCGGTCGACGGACTCCCACGGCCCCGAGGCGTAGCTGACCCGCCCACCGAAGCGGGCCCGGACCAGCGCGGCGGTCTCGGCGAGAAAGCCAGAGAAACCGGGTCTGGTCTTTTGGTCCGGGGGCTCGTGTGTGTCTGCGGGTGCGTTGGGGCTGGGCGCGCCGTTCCCCGCGCCCCTGTGGGGGTGGCCGTGGCGTTTTTGCTGCGGGTGCGTTTGGGCTGGTGCCGTTGCGGGGTTTGTGGTTGCCGCGGGGGCCGGAGGGGACGCACCGGGGCCCGTCCTCGGCGCGGGCGACGCGGGTGCGTTCGTTTGATTGCCCCGGTGTTTGCTCCGGTCCTGCGGGCGGGCCCCGGTACATCCCCTCCGACCGTCCAACGTTGCCGACTGCCGGACGGTGGCACCGCGCCTTACGGCCCGCCTCGGCCCGCGCCCAAGCTGCGGGGACGGCCCGGCCAGGTGCCTGCCAAGAGGCGCCGCGCCCAACCTGCGGGTGCCAGGTGCCTGCCAGGAGGTGACGTGCACGGCCTCAGGGACCAGATGCCTGCCAAGGGGCGCCGCTGCATGGCCGCCGTAACGGTCATCGGTACGGCGGGTCAGCCGCGTACGGACGGTGGTCGGAGGGGATGTCCGGTGCCCCGCCCGCAGGACTGGAGCAAACGCCGGGGTGCCCTACCTCTGGGACCCGCGTCGCCCGCGCCGAGGACGGGGTACCGGGCGTCCCCTCCGACCCGCCACCCACCAACCGAAGGCGAACCGGCGACCAGCCCACGGCAACCCGCACCGGCCCAAGCCACCGGCACCCACCCCCCCAGCCACCGGAAACGCCACAGCCGAAGGCCCCGCCTCGGGCAGGATGGCCCGTATGCCGCACAGTTCCCAGCGCGATCAACTCCCCCTGGAAGCTCAGGCGTTGGAGCCTGGCTCGCCACCACAGCACGCCACCCTCGCCCGTTCCTTCGACGCGGTGGCCGCCCAGTACGCAGCCGCCCGCCCCGGCTACCCACCGGCGCTTTTCGACGCGATCGAGGAGCTGGCCGGGCAGCGGCTGGCGGGGGCGCGGGTGCTGGACGTCGGGGCCGGCACCGGTATCGCGACCCGGCTGCTCGCCGAGCGCGGGGCGCGGGTCACCGCCGTGGAGCCGGGTGCCGCCATGGCCGCCGAGCTGCACGCCGCCCACCCCGCCGTCCCCCTCGTCCACGCCCTCGGTGATGCGCTGCCGTTCCCCGACGACGCGGGTTTCGACCTCGTCGGCTACGCACAGGCCTGGCACTGGACCGATCCGGCCCGTTCCGTCCCGGAGGCGCTGAGGGTGCTGCGCCCCGGTGGTGCGCTCGCCCTGTGGTGGAACGTCCCGGACCCGGACGTCGACTGGGCCGCTGAACAGGAGGCAAGGATCGCCCGCCGTCTACCCGGCTACCACGGCCACAGCGTGGCGCCGGAGGCCCCCGACCTGATCCGTGGCCTCGGTCTGGGCCTGGACCCTGTCGCCCGGGTCATGCACTGGACCCGGCGGGTCCCCGTCGACACCCACCTCGCGATGCTGGGCAGCCGTTCGTACTTCTCCGCCATCGGCCCGGCCGCCGCAGCCCCCGTCCTCGCGGCCGAGCGGGAAGCCCTGCGTGATGTCTTCCCGGACGGCATCGTCGAGGAGGCCTACGCGCTCGACCTGACTGTCACACTCCGGCCGTCCGCTTCGTCCTAAGGGGGTGCAGTGCCGGCGCCGTGCCGACGCGGTGAGGTGCTGTACGGGCGGCGCAGCGACGTGACGGCGGGAACGGACAACAGGGGAACGGACGATGACGGAGCAGGAGCAGGAGCAGGGGAAGGGGAAGGGGAAGGGGAAGGGGAAGGGCACAAGCACGGGGGTGTCCGGGCGAGTGGGGGGCGGGGCGGCCGGGGACCGGCTCGGGGAGTTCGAGGAGCAGCGCGGGCGGTTGTGGGCCATCGCCTACCGGATCATGGGTACGGTCACCGACGCCGACGACGCGGTCCAAGAGGCCTGGCTGCGCTGGCAGGCGCTGCCCGGTGAGCAGGTGGTGGCCAGCCCGCGCGGCTACCTCACCACCGTCGTCAGCCGCATCTGCTACGACCTGCTGGGTTCGGCCCGCGCCCGCCGCGAGACGTACGTCGGGCCCTGGCTGCCGGAGCCGCTGCTCAACGGCACCGGCGGGCCGCTGCCCCTGGGCGGCGCGGCTGCCGCGGGGCCCGGCGGCCCGGAGGACCGGGTCACCCTCGATGAATCCGTCGGGATGGCGCTGCTGACCGTCCTGGAACGGCTCACCCCGGCCGAGCGCACCGCCTTCATCCTCCACGACGTCTTCGCGGTCCCCTTCCCGGAGATCGCCGAGGCGGTCGGCCGCACCCCGGATTCCGTACGGCAGTTGGCCTCCCGCGCCCGCAAGCGGGTACGGGCCGAGGCGCCGCGCCGCAGTGTCGACCGGGCCGAACACCGCCGCACCGTCGAGGCCTTCCTCTCCGCCGTCATGGGCGGCGATTTCGAGGCGCTGCTGTCCGTCCTCGACCCCGAGGTGGTCTGGCGTACGGACGGCGGCGGCAAGGTGTCCGCCGCGCGCCGGCCGGTCCTGGGCCGCGAGAAGGTGGCCCGCTATGTACAGGGCCTGGTCAGGCGCGGCGCCCAACGGGAGGGCCTGCGGGTCGCCCTGACGGAGGTCAACGGCGCCACCGGGCTGGTCTTCGTCGACCCGGTGGGGGAGCAGTCCGGGGTCTTCGCCTTCACGGTCGACGACGGCCGGATCACGGAGGTGGACGCGGTCGTCAACCCCGAGAAGCTCGGCCATCTGAACCTCGACGGGGTGTGATCGGGCCGGTGGCACGGCCCGGCTGGTTGCCCCGGCCGGGTCGTGCCTGGGGGCCACCCCGCCGCTCGGTCCCGCATGTCACACCCCACCGCCCCACGTCGTCCCCCTTACGGCGCCACCTCCCACCCCGGCGCCCCGGACCGACCGACCTCAGGAGGCAGCATGCAGAACGTCGCGCATCACGGGGGCTCCCGGGGCCGCAGGGCCCGGGGGAGGGTCGTGGTTCTCGGCGGCGGCTACGCGGGGACGATGGCCGCGCTCCGGCTCGCCCCGTACGCGCAGGTGACGCTGGTCGACCCCGGTGACCGGTTCACCGAACGCGTCCGGCTGCACGAACTGGCCGCCGGGCGCCCCGAAGTGAGCCACCCACGGGCCCGGATGCTGCACGGCACCGGCATCGAACATCTGGCCGCCCGCGCCACCTCCCTCGACCCGGACGTCCGCGCCGTACACACCGACAGCGGCCGCACCCTCCTCTACGACCGGCTCGTCTACGCCCTGGGCAGCCACACCGATCCGCGCGGTATCGGGGAGCGGGCCTTCACCGCCGACAGCGCCGCCGCCCTGCACAAGCGGCTGCTGGACGGGCCGGGTGCGCTGACCGTGGTCGGCGGCGGTCTGACCGGCATCGAGATGGCCACCGAGATCGCCGAGTCGCACCCGGAGTGGCGGGTCCGGCTGGTCACCGGCGGCGAGCTCGGCGGCGGTCTGTCGGTGCGCGGCCGGGCCCATGTCCGTACCGTCCTCGACCGGCTGCGCGTCCGCGTCGAGGAGGGCCGGCGGGTCGACGACGGGGACGACGTCGATGCCGACGCCGTGGTGTGGGCCGGGGCGTTGCGGGCCACCAGCGGTCTTGC is part of the Streptomyces platensis genome and harbors:
- a CDS encoding protein kinase domain-containing protein, translating into MPSLRDPGIGPEAEHPEYAGQYRLEARLGSGGMGVVHLARSSSGLLLAVKVIHAEFAQDPEFRGRFRQEVAAARRVSGAFTAPVVDADPDAGRPWMATLHIPGPTLSDHVKRNGPLAVDEVRRLASGLAEALRDIHRAGVVHRDLKPGNVLLATDGPKVIDFGISRPSDSEMRTETGKLIGTPPFMAPEQFQRPREVGPAADVFALGSVLVHAATGRGPFDSESPYLVAYQVVHDEADLAGVPTELVPLVESCLAKDPADRPTPDALMQLLRTDAPRRADVPIGGLVGEAVPEVRIPEQRQAEQPMAEQRQAEQRMAEQPMAEQRMAEQDGPEPERPQPVRAEAAPPHAEMTHVRARTPVEDPDGAALPAGPALPDGTGAPVRTDDSVRPSLPRRTARSRNRRWPLWAAVALVVTGAGTYAGVQALSGGPGRDPALQTHPSRNDGADFRPWQTTLIERPKGHDAELPHCTTGAGAVFCGQPGMLAARLDPDSGRVAWRTKDPTATATGKQAAKKAVSRTAPVLSGGLLYVFSHDGSRLLALDPSPGGNGATRWTKDVSGYEGGAKVVGDRILLAASDGTVTALDSRTHQQRWQKRFPGHQLPLFTSFGDAHTAYAAEGTPDGNGTHVTAIDPSDGKVRWARRLPGLLTVAGSGASGTLFLTVTDPTLSYRTTAVLRYDPATGHSRRLKLAAPLDQASAVVHGESVYLLAEGGSLQAVGRRKWDTETSVSRGSAPVVSGGRLYFTAADGRLLAVDTASGELLGQTPPRMSGRHNGFVETLPAPRTDGPRGRIYAAAPDGTVFAAATKDPAGW
- a CDS encoding peptidase: MTTQDHQGAAEAADGQALAAAGGLVYPVAPGYRVKVRQGPGTDTPVVRLLADGARIKIRCQTHGEKVSGPYGTSDIWDNIAPGEYISDTYVRTGSSGMVAPTCVN
- a CDS encoding class I SAM-dependent methyltransferase: MPHSSQRDQLPLEAQALEPGSPPQHATLARSFDAVAAQYAAARPGYPPALFDAIEELAGQRLAGARVLDVGAGTGIATRLLAERGARVTAVEPGAAMAAELHAAHPAVPLVHALGDALPFPDDAGFDLVGYAQAWHWTDPARSVPEALRVLRPGGALALWWNVPDPDVDWAAEQEARIARRLPGYHGHSVAPEAPDLIRGLGLGLDPVARVMHWTRRVPVDTHLAMLGSRSYFSAIGPAAAAPVLAAEREALRDVFPDGIVEEAYALDLTVTLRPSASS
- the sigJ gene encoding RNA polymerase sigma factor SigJ, producing the protein MTEQEQEQGKGKGKGKGKGTSTGVSGRVGGGAAGDRLGEFEEQRGRLWAIAYRIMGTVTDADDAVQEAWLRWQALPGEQVVASPRGYLTTVVSRICYDLLGSARARRETYVGPWLPEPLLNGTGGPLPLGGAAAAGPGGPEDRVTLDESVGMALLTVLERLTPAERTAFILHDVFAVPFPEIAEAVGRTPDSVRQLASRARKRVRAEAPRRSVDRAEHRRTVEAFLSAVMGGDFEALLSVLDPEVVWRTDGGGKVSAARRPVLGREKVARYVQGLVRRGAQREGLRVALTEVNGATGLVFVDPVGEQSGVFAFTVDDGRITEVDAVVNPEKLGHLNLDGV
- a CDS encoding NAD(P)/FAD-dependent oxidoreductase, which codes for MQNVAHHGGSRGRRARGRVVVLGGGYAGTMAALRLAPYAQVTLVDPGDRFTERVRLHELAAGRPEVSHPRARMLHGTGIEHLAARATSLDPDVRAVHTDSGRTLLYDRLVYALGSHTDPRGIGERAFTADSAAALHKRLLDGPGALTVVGGGLTGIEMATEIAESHPEWRVRLVTGGELGGGLSVRGRAHVRTVLDRLRVRVEEGRRVDDGDDVDADAVVWAGALRATSGLAHDAGLVTDAVTGRLRVDARLRSVSHPDIYAAGDAAAARTPRAGALRMSCAAALPTGSYVAGAIAAELRGAEPRPLSYGFFVQCVSLGRHDALIQSVRADDRPRERVLTGRPAARVKEQVVRNAVRVLHLAARRPGVIPLLPGIG